Proteins encoded together in one Benincasa hispida cultivar B227 chromosome 1, ASM972705v1, whole genome shotgun sequence window:
- the LOC120075410 gene encoding uncharacterized protein LOC120075410: MAITLSLPKLPHITPISSSKLSLPSIPTNLAFSQNPKCPKTFFIQNLRSLKPYTLPLTALTLPFFLHPQDALAVGGEFGILEGRSFALIHPLVMGALFVYTLWAGYLGWQWRRVRTIQNEINELKKQVAPAAVTPDGKPVEAPPSPTELKIQQLTEERKELIKGSFRDRHFNAGSILLGFGVLEAIGGGVNTWFRTGKLFPGPHLFAGAGITVLWALAAALVPAMQKGNETARNLHIALNFLNVILFIWQIPTGIDIVFKVFEFTTWP, translated from the exons ATGGCCATCACTCTCAGCCTTCCAAAACTTCCCCATATAACTCCCATTTCTTCCTCCAAGCTTTCCCTTCCCTCCATTCCAACGAATTTGGCCTTCTCTCAAAACCCCAAATGCCCAAAAACTTTCTTCATTCAAAATCTTCGTAGTCTCAAACCCTATACTCTTCCTCTCACCGCTCTCACATTGCCTTTCTTCCTTCATCCACAG GATGCTCTTGCTGTTGGAGGGGAGTTTGGGATTTTGGAGGGGAGGTCATTTGCTCTCATACACCCTCTTGTTATGGGTGCTCTTTTTGTCTATACTCTCTGGGCTGGCTATTTGGGCTGGCAATGGCGGCGAGTCAGGACGATTCAGAATGAAATTAATGAGCTGAAGAAGCAAGTGGCTCCTGCGGCTGTAACCCCAGATGGGAAGCCAGTTGAAGCACCGCCATCTCCCACTGAATTGAAGATTCAGCAGCTCACAGAG GAGAGGAAAGAGTTGATCAAAGGGTCCTTCAGAGATAGGCATTTCAATGCTGGTTCCATATTATTAGGATTCGGAGTTTTGGAAGCCATTGGTGGAGGCGTAAATACATGGTTTAGAACAGGAAAGCTTTTTCCTGGCCCTCATTTGTTTGCAGGAGCAG GGATAACTGTTCTCTGGGCACTGGCAGCTGCTCTTGTACCTGCAATGCAGAAGGGAAATGAGACAGCCAGAAATCTTCACATTGCCCTGAATTTTCTGAATGTTATACTCTTTATATGGCAGATTCCCACTGGAATTGACATTGTCTTCAAAGTTTTTGAATTCACTACCTGGCCTTGA